A genomic window from Dama dama isolate Ldn47 chromosome 6, ASM3311817v1, whole genome shotgun sequence includes:
- the CCDC96 gene encoding coiled-coil domain-containing protein 96 encodes MDDHPGDPETEDGEVESLASRLSGVKASSVPPSPVEPAKPEPETKTVEASEEGAAAPKPAKSQEGLAVTEAADEEGSEELESPGEAQEEAEPGKPREAGPGEPAEPESEEPKEEGEEEEGEEEAAAAAVAEPGRKGAPSQVSLQQATVGKEEAAAARGTAQEGQVEEDEESEEGLEARVPRKDEDELRNLDEGLAVEPHDWSEEEQKQQEQQLRAELLEQYRALVVERGRYQRYNIYLQHRIFEALRKKKGVEAAAEAPGGDRGAEPEASEKEQAYLRHLAVLEDLRKQEADDLRWYHHELDQLKLQCQEKVSRVDKEWRRFQALKKQVVMQAMGSCRMRGGRQVALREVEQIQALEDKKEKEMSAVRLENVQLKQSLVHFETRMRTQEDLTEGLLLIDFEQLKIENQTFNEKVEERNEELLKLRHKVTNNVQIITHVKEKLHFVDIENMCKKAELMEIEAQVAQKRDILTKTKQARDGLRLDNIRLNQKCGLLGKESLLRDMEEKVDRTEVLNQRLASLKHHHAGLVLSCRGVKQKIREAKAFLPS; translated from the coding sequence ATGGACGACCACCCTGGGGACCCCGAGACGGAAGATGGAGAGGTGGAGAGTCTGGCCTCGCGGCTGTCCGGGGTCAAGGCCAGCTCCGTCCCCCCCTCCCCGGTGGAACCCGCGAAGCCGGAGCCGGAGACGAAGACCGTAGAGGCTTCGGAGGAAGGCGCCGCCGCGCCGAAGCCGGCCAAATCCCAGGAAGGGCTGGCGGTCACCGAAGCTGCTGACGAGGAGGGGTCCGAAGAGCTTGAGAGCCCGGGCGAGGCCCAGGAGGAAGCCGAGCCAGGGAAGCCTCGGGAGGCCGGGCCTGGGGAGCCAGCCGAGCCGGAGTCCGAGGAAcccaaggaggagggggaggaggaggagggcgaagaagaggcggcggcggcggcggtggcggagCCCGGGAGGAAGGGAGCCCCGTCGCAGGTCTCTCTGCAGCAGGCCACGGTCGGCAAGGAAGAGGCCGCGGCAGCCCGGGGCACTGCGCAGGAAGGCCAGGTAGAGGAGGACGAAGAGAGCGAGGAGGGGTTGGAGGCCCGGGTCCCCCGGAAAGATGAGGACGAGCTGAGAAACCTCGACGAGGGGCTCGCTGTCGAGCCTCACGACTGGAGCGAGGAGGAACAGAAGCAGCAGGAGCAACAGCTGCGCGCCGAGCTCCTGGAGCAGTACCGCGCCCTGGTGGTGGAGCGCGGCCGCTACCAACGCTACAACATCTACCTGCAGCACAGGATCTTCGAGGCGCTGCGCAAGAAGAAGGGTGTGGAGGCCGCCGCCGAGGCGCCCGGAGGCGACAGGGGCGCGGAGCCCGAGGCCTCCGAGAAAGAGCAGGCCTACCTCCGCCACCTGGCCGTCCTGGAGGACCTGCGGAAGCAGGAGGCCGACGACCTGCGCTGGTATCACCACGAGCTGGACCAGCTGAAGCTGCAGTGCCAAGAGAAGGTCTCCCGGGTGGACAAGGAGTGGCGGCGCTTCCAGGCGCTCAAGAAGCAGGTGGTGATGCAGGCCATGGGCAGCTGCCGGATGAGGGGCGGCCGCCAGGTCGCTCTGCGAGAGGTGGAGCAGATCCAGGCTCTGGAGgataagaaggagaaggagatgagcgCCGTGAGGCTAGAGAACGTGCAGCTGAAGCAGAGCCTGGTGCATTTTGAAACCAGGATGAGGACCCAGGAGGACCTGACCGAGGGCCTGCTCCTGATAGACTTTGAACAGCTCAAGATCGAGAACCAGACCTTCAACGAAAAGGTCGAGGAGCGGAACGAGGAGCTCCTGAAACTGCGCCACAAGGTGACCAACAACGTGCAGATAATAACTCACGTGAAGGAAAAGTTACACTTTGTGGACATAGAAAACATGTGTAAAAAGGCAGAGCTCATGGAGATTGAGGCTCAGGTGGCCCAGAAGAGGGACATCTTGACCAAGACTAAGCAAGCCCGAGATGGCCTGCGGCTTGACAACATCAGGCTGAATCAGAAGTGTGGGCTTCTGGGCAAGGAATCCCTCCTCCGGGACATGGAAGAGAAGGTGGACAGGACGGAGGTGCTCAACCAGCGCCTGGCGAGCCTGAAGCACCACCACGCCGGGCTTGTTCTGTCCTGTAGAGGCGTGAAGCAGAAGATTAGGGAGGCCAAGGCCTTTCTGCCCTCCTGA